Proteins encoded in a region of the Sphingopyxis sp. OAS728 genome:
- a CDS encoding oxidoreductase → MKTWLITGCSSGFGQRLAVAAARRGDRVIATARNVKAIEEMAKPFAGRMIALPLDVTDAAAAKATVAKAVETFGGIDVLVNNAGYALFGAIEEGTPDEYRPMFDVNVFGLIETTRAALPVLRRSGGTIVNMSSGAGIEGRGGGGYYHAAKFAVEGISEALAGELKPFGVRVLIVEPGPFRTDFLGRSIRMAAGEMPEYAASSRKNYRDTNDGNQAGDPDKAVAVILRAVDADDAPLHLPLGPAAHAIAERKLAAFRSDIDAWRDITIATDFDAP, encoded by the coding sequence ATGAAAACCTGGCTCATTACAGGCTGCTCGAGCGGTTTCGGCCAGCGGCTCGCGGTCGCTGCAGCCCGGCGCGGCGATCGCGTCATCGCGACGGCGCGCAACGTCAAGGCGATCGAGGAAATGGCCAAGCCGTTCGCCGGCCGAATGATCGCTCTGCCGCTCGACGTGACCGATGCGGCGGCGGCCAAGGCAACCGTCGCGAAGGCGGTCGAGACCTTCGGCGGGATTGACGTACTCGTGAACAACGCGGGCTACGCCCTTTTCGGCGCGATCGAGGAAGGCACGCCCGACGAATATCGGCCGATGTTTGATGTGAATGTCTTCGGTCTGATCGAAACCACCCGCGCCGCGCTGCCCGTGCTGCGCCGTTCGGGTGGCACAATCGTCAACATGTCGTCCGGCGCAGGCATCGAGGGCCGCGGCGGCGGCGGTTATTACCACGCCGCCAAATTTGCCGTGGAAGGGATTTCCGAAGCGCTCGCCGGCGAGTTGAAGCCTTTCGGGGTTCGCGTGCTGATCGTCGAGCCCGGGCCGTTTCGTACCGATTTCCTGGGGCGATCGATCAGAATGGCGGCGGGCGAGATGCCGGAATATGCCGCGAGCTCGCGAAAAAACTACCGCGACACCAACGACGGCAATCAGGCAGGCGATCCCGACAAGGCGGTCGCGGTAATCTTGCGCGCCGTCGATGCCGATGACGCCCCGCTCCATCTGCCGCTCGGCCCGGCCGCGCATGCGATCGCCGAGCGAAAGCTGGCGGCCTTTCGCAGCGACATCGACGCCTGGCGCGACATCACGATCGCCACTGATTTCGACGCGCCCTGA
- a CDS encoding alpha/beta fold hydrolase: MVAKLKGFTQQIVPANGIRINAVTGGSGPPILLLHGWPETWWEWHKVMPLLAGHFSVVAIDLRGAGFSDCPQGGYDKATMARDAHEVMMALGHRRYAVCGHDIGGMVALPQAAIYREAVTHLAVLDVPLPGWTGWEATTARLWHFGFHMNRDLPERLIHGREYDYISAFMAERFYDHGNFDPADIDIYAKAMALPGRTRGGMEWYRTLAADHAAALDCKKQPLEIPVLGLGGDQRFGAQMVPMLKEFAAHVAGGSIARCSHYVADERPDEVAAALIAFVKAN; the protein is encoded by the coding sequence ATGGTCGCAAAGTTGAAGGGTTTTACCCAGCAGATCGTGCCGGCAAATGGTATCAGGATCAATGCCGTCACGGGCGGTTCGGGCCCGCCAATCCTTCTGCTCCACGGCTGGCCCGAAACATGGTGGGAATGGCACAAAGTGATGCCGCTGCTGGCCGGGCATTTCAGCGTGGTCGCCATCGATCTGCGCGGCGCGGGCTTTTCCGACTGTCCGCAGGGTGGCTATGACAAGGCGACGATGGCGCGCGATGCGCACGAAGTGATGATGGCCCTCGGGCATCGGCGCTACGCTGTGTGCGGCCATGACATCGGCGGAATGGTCGCCTTGCCGCAGGCCGCCATTTATCGGGAAGCTGTGACCCATCTAGCCGTTCTCGACGTTCCGCTTCCCGGCTGGACCGGATGGGAGGCGACGACCGCAAGGCTCTGGCACTTCGGCTTCCACATGAACCGCGATCTGCCCGAGCGCCTGATTCATGGCCGCGAATATGACTATATCTCGGCCTTCATGGCAGAGCGGTTCTACGATCACGGCAACTTCGATCCGGCAGACATCGACATCTACGCCAAGGCGATGGCGCTTCCCGGCCGGACCCGCGGCGGCATGGAATGGTATCGGACCCTCGCCGCCGATCATGCGGCCGCGCTCGACTGCAAGAAGCAGCCGCTCGAGATACCGGTGCTTGGCCTGGGCGGGGACCAGCGGTTCGGTGCGCAGATGGTGCCGATGCTCAAGGAGTTCGCAGCCCATGTGGCGGGCGGCTCGATCGCGCGGTGCAGCCACTATGTTGCGGACGAGCGGCCGGATGAAGTCGCGGCCGCGCTGATTGCGTTCGTCAAGGCCAATTGA
- a CDS encoding VOC family protein gives MTAPLIRGVNHIGITVPDIEAAKSFLVEAFGGQLIYQSFGPEDPPRQGPEFERAVGAFPGTVVRAQAMVKIGSGPDIELFEMHGPEQAQPIRASDFGITHFALYTDDIDASVERFEKAGGTSLTAPRAIPYATEKGAGNKVCYCRMPWGTTMEFITTPDRMPYHDLTDLRRWQDED, from the coding sequence ATGACCGCACCTCTCATCCGCGGCGTCAATCATATCGGCATCACAGTGCCCGACATCGAAGCCGCAAAATCATTCCTCGTGGAAGCTTTCGGTGGTCAGCTGATCTATCAGTCCTTCGGACCGGAGGATCCGCCGCGGCAAGGACCTGAGTTCGAGCGCGCCGTTGGCGCTTTCCCTGGAACGGTCGTGCGCGCGCAGGCGATGGTCAAGATCGGAAGCGGACCCGATATCGAGCTCTTCGAAATGCACGGCCCTGAACAGGCTCAGCCGATCCGGGCGAGCGATTTCGGTATCACGCACTTCGCTCTCTATACCGACGATATCGATGCATCGGTCGAGCGCTTCGAAAAGGCCGGCGGCACATCGCTGACGGCGCCCCGCGCCATTCCTTATGCAACCGAGAAAGGTGCCGGAAACAAGGTCTGCTACTGTCGCATGCCTTGGGGCACGACGATGGAATTCATCACGACGCCGGATCGAATGCCCTATCATGACCTGACGGATCTGCGCCGGTGGCAGGACGAAGACTGA
- a CDS encoding LysR family transcriptional regulator: MEWSDVRIFLAVLRTGTLGGAARSLRLSHPTVGRRLRALEEATGQTLFQRTADGHVLTEEGRAIVALAEQMEEGALAMERRLAGHEQQLRGSLRISSADWFGAYVLPPIIAEYTSAYPGIDVEILTGTRLFSLAQRESDIAFRIVPFDTADIVQRRLARLNYSVYVAADGPEPVFGDGTGFRLITHDTSTGQFPDIAWLIESFPNAAPAMLSNNRNVQARMCKEGVGIAVLPRAVGNHIPGLRRLDLPSAPPSRDIWMGYHRDLKHLQRLRAFIGVVEDHLREVLP; encoded by the coding sequence ATGGAGTGGAGCGACGTCCGCATCTTTCTGGCCGTGCTGCGGACCGGTACGCTCGGCGGCGCCGCGCGCTCGCTGCGGCTCAGCCATCCCACAGTCGGCCGGCGCCTCCGCGCGCTTGAGGAGGCGACAGGCCAAACGCTGTTCCAGAGAACCGCGGACGGACACGTCCTCACGGAGGAGGGACGCGCCATCGTCGCTCTGGCGGAACAGATGGAAGAGGGCGCGCTTGCCATGGAAAGGCGGCTTGCGGGACACGAGCAGCAGCTTCGTGGCTCCTTGCGCATATCCTCGGCCGATTGGTTCGGCGCCTACGTCCTGCCCCCGATCATCGCCGAATATACGAGCGCCTATCCGGGCATCGATGTCGAGATCCTCACGGGGACCCGCCTCTTCAGCCTTGCCCAGCGTGAGTCGGACATCGCCTTCCGGATCGTCCCCTTCGACACCGCCGACATCGTGCAACGGCGGCTCGCCCGGTTGAACTACAGCGTATATGTTGCCGCAGACGGACCCGAGCCGGTCTTCGGCGACGGGACGGGCTTCCGACTTATCACGCACGACACGTCGACGGGGCAGTTCCCTGATATCGCCTGGCTGATCGAGAGCTTCCCGAACGCAGCGCCGGCCATGCTTTCCAACAATCGCAACGTCCAGGCACGCATGTGCAAAGAGGGTGTCGGCATCGCCGTCCTTCCCCGCGCAGTCGGCAATCACATCCCGGGACTGCGCCGACTCGACCTTCCATCGGCTCCGCCAAGTCGCGATATATGGATGGGCTATCATCGCGATCTGAAGCACCTGCAGCGCCTGCGCGCTTTCATTGGGGTGGTGGAAGATCACCTGCGGGAGGTGCTGCCCTGA
- a CDS encoding TetR/AcrR family transcriptional regulator, which yields MARIKTPSDATATRGEPVRQRVIDAAERLLREGKAEFSMRDLASEAGVSFATPFNQFGSKAAIMHALAERRIELMAKRFSEHPTLANATDRVLLAIRIAAEGMLEEPRVNRAVMGWIGTAGPAPGRALELSTGLWRLALGDGNGLVAASRDEALRTLPRQLAFAFRGTLSFWTAGELPDEELTANAQDVASGLLQGFAANPDRL from the coding sequence ATGGCACGTATCAAGACCCCATCTGACGCCACCGCTACGCGCGGCGAACCCGTCCGCCAGCGCGTCATCGACGCGGCGGAACGACTGCTTCGCGAAGGCAAGGCCGAATTCTCGATGCGCGACCTCGCCTCCGAGGCCGGCGTCAGCTTTGCGACGCCTTTCAACCAGTTCGGGAGCAAAGCGGCGATCATGCACGCGCTGGCCGAACGGCGCATCGAGCTAATGGCGAAGCGTTTCTCCGAACATCCGACCCTCGCGAATGCGACCGACCGGGTGCTGCTCGCCATCCGCATAGCGGCAGAGGGCATGCTCGAAGAGCCGCGGGTCAATCGGGCGGTGATGGGCTGGATCGGAACCGCAGGCCCGGCTCCCGGCCGGGCACTGGAATTATCGACGGGTCTGTGGCGGCTGGCCCTCGGCGACGGCAACGGCTTGGTTGCCGCGAGCAGAGACGAAGCGCTACGGACATTGCCGAGGCAGCTCGCCTTTGCTTTCCGCGGAACTCTGTCCTTCTGGACGGCAGGCGAACTCCCTGATGAAGAGCTCACAGCAAATGCCCAGGACGTGGCGAGCGGCCTGCTGCAGGGCTTCGCCGCAAATCCGGACCGATTATGA
- a CDS encoding oxidoreductase, with protein MAAVLPKTFLITGVSSGLGRAFATGALEAGHHVIGTVRHEEAAEAFAAQDPVRAHPVILDVTRFEEIPAVVSQVERDFGPVDVLVNNAGYGHEGALEESSMDDLQRQFAANVFGPVAMIQAVLPAMRARRSGHIVNVTSMGGFITMPGISFYCGSKFALEGISESLGKELAGFGIRVTALAPGQFRTDWAGRSMDRTPRSIADYDSVMDPIRAARMAKSGNQPGDPAGAAQALLALVDAPTPPTRLFLGTDALMLVEQKLDAMRAEIARWNELSRSTDFASAA; from the coding sequence ATGGCCGCAGTTCTCCCCAAGACCTTTCTCATTACCGGTGTCAGTTCAGGCCTGGGGCGCGCCTTTGCGACCGGCGCCCTCGAAGCGGGGCATCATGTTATCGGGACGGTCCGACATGAGGAGGCCGCCGAAGCCTTCGCAGCGCAGGATCCGGTTCGTGCACACCCGGTAATACTCGATGTCACGAGGTTCGAAGAGATTCCGGCAGTGGTGTCCCAGGTCGAACGGGATTTCGGCCCGGTCGACGTGCTGGTGAACAATGCCGGCTATGGTCATGAGGGCGCGCTGGAGGAATCCTCGATGGACGACCTGCAGCGGCAATTTGCGGCGAATGTCTTTGGCCCCGTCGCGATGATCCAGGCGGTCCTTCCCGCTATGCGGGCGCGCCGGAGCGGCCACATCGTCAACGTGACCTCGATGGGCGGCTTCATCACGATGCCGGGGATCAGCTTTTACTGCGGCAGCAAATTCGCGCTCGAAGGCATTTCTGAATCGCTGGGCAAGGAACTGGCGGGTTTCGGAATCCGGGTGACCGCGCTCGCGCCCGGGCAATTCAGGACCGATTGGGCCGGAAGGTCGATGGACCGCACGCCCCGCAGCATAGCCGATTATGATAGCGTGATGGACCCGATCCGTGCCGCCCGCATGGCCAAGAGCGGGAACCAGCCCGGCGATCCCGCCGGCGCGGCGCAGGCCTTGCTGGCCTTGGTCGACGCGCCAACCCCGCCGACACGGCTGTTCCTCGGTACCGATGCGCTGATGCTCGTGGAACAAAAGCTCGACGCGATGCGCGCCGAGATCGCTCGTTGGAACGAGCTTTCGCGGTCCACCGACTTCGCGTCTGCCGCATAG
- a CDS encoding DUF308 domain-containing protein yields MERAFAVHRLRVCRIGLSPGRRREDAPERASINSAFVRRARARLVCLLKRKIDMTMVDESSPSNSEWLKRYFAARAFFSALWVASALVVGSAHPIIGIGLIISYPAWDSLANYVDAQRSGGLRSNPTQMLNMIVSAIVVLAVAVAATRNFHAVIAVVGVWATLAGILQLSTAARRWRSASAQWPMILSGAQSALAGLFFLAKANDPASSPGVADVAPYAAFGAFYFAVAAIMLFRKSGVRNSAVGDPGSERA; encoded by the coding sequence TTGGAACGAGCTTTCGCGGTCCACCGACTTCGCGTCTGCCGCATAGGCTTATCGCCTGGACGGCGCCGTGAAGATGCGCCGGAACGGGCTTCAATCAACTCGGCATTCGTTCGCCGCGCTCGCGCGCGCCTGGTCTGCCTGCTCAAGAGGAAAATCGATATGACAATGGTTGACGAATCTTCGCCATCGAACAGCGAATGGCTGAAGCGCTATTTTGCGGCGCGCGCTTTCTTCTCGGCTTTGTGGGTGGCTTCGGCTCTGGTCGTCGGTAGCGCCCACCCGATCATCGGGATCGGACTGATCATTTCCTACCCGGCATGGGACAGCCTGGCCAATTATGTCGACGCGCAGCGCAGCGGCGGACTTCGCTCCAACCCGACGCAGATGCTCAACATGATCGTGAGCGCGATCGTTGTGCTGGCAGTTGCCGTTGCTGCGACGCGGAACTTTCATGCCGTGATCGCCGTGGTCGGTGTCTGGGCAACGCTCGCGGGCATTCTTCAGCTTTCGACGGCCGCGCGGCGGTGGCGCAGTGCGTCTGCCCAATGGCCGATGATCTTGAGCGGCGCGCAGTCGGCATTGGCGGGTCTGTTCTTCCTAGCGAAGGCGAACGATCCCGCTTCCAGTCCGGGCGTCGCCGATGTCGCGCCCTATGCGGCTTTTGGTGCATTTTATTTTGCCGTGGCAGCCATAATGCTCTTCCGGAAATCCGGAGTTCGCAACAGCGCAGTTGGCGATCCCGGTAGCGAGCGCGCCTGA
- a CDS encoding DUF736 domain-containing protein: MGAIGMVSGTIEKGYVGEIRTLSIRAKIEIRPNRGKGATLQPDFRVWSDDVEIGAGWLRVGRMSAEPYVSLALEAPEFGQRRLYANLGRAAGQDNPDCYAIIWNPMD; encoded by the coding sequence ATGGGCGCGATCGGCATGGTCAGCGGCACAATCGAAAAGGGTTACGTCGGCGAGATACGGACGCTCTCGATCCGGGCGAAGATCGAGATCAGGCCGAACCGCGGCAAGGGCGCGACGCTTCAGCCGGACTTTCGCGTCTGGTCTGACGACGTCGAGATCGGCGCAGGGTGGCTTCGCGTCGGACGTATGTCCGCCGAGCCCTATGTCTCGCTTGCGCTGGAAGCTCCCGAGTTTGGTCAGCGACGGCTTTATGCGAATCTCGGCCGAGCCGCAGGTCAGGACAATCCGGACTGCTACGCCATCATCTGGAACCCGATGGACTAA
- a CDS encoding HEPN domain-containing protein produces the protein MRSSIDHLPAQKQRELERVVEIIFEEFEDALALATQDWKRKGRISKVILYGSYARGGWIDEPHTAKGYQSDYDLLIIVNDKRLTDRVEYWSKLDDRLIRELTMTKSVRTPVNFIVHSIDEVNRGLAEGRYFFMDVAKDGIALYQAVNDDLPEPHPKSPHAALEMAQEYFDEWLPAAQGMIETAEFSRTKRRLKDAAFLTHQATERLYHCVLLVCTFYTPHVHNLAFLRTQAERVDDRLFDAWPSQTKADRARFEKLKDAYVKARYSKHYRITEEELAWLGERVSVLSDIVETICRERIAQLESTARSAG, from the coding sequence ATGCGCAGCAGTATCGATCATCTTCCCGCCCAGAAGCAGCGCGAACTCGAACGCGTCGTCGAGATCATCTTCGAGGAATTCGAGGATGCACTGGCGCTCGCGACGCAGGACTGGAAGCGGAAGGGCCGGATCTCGAAGGTCATCCTTTACGGCAGCTACGCGCGCGGCGGTTGGATCGATGAGCCCCACACGGCCAAAGGCTATCAGTCCGATTATGACCTGCTGATCATCGTCAACGACAAGCGGCTGACCGACCGCGTCGAATATTGGTCGAAGCTCGACGACCGGCTGATCCGCGAACTGACGATGACAAAGTCGGTACGTACCCCGGTGAATTTCATCGTTCACAGCATCGATGAGGTGAACCGCGGTCTCGCTGAAGGGCGTTACTTCTTCATGGACGTCGCGAAGGACGGGATCGCTCTCTATCAGGCGGTCAATGACGATCTTCCCGAACCGCATCCGAAGTCGCCTCACGCGGCGCTCGAGATGGCGCAGGAATATTTTGACGAGTGGCTTCCTGCGGCACAAGGAATGATCGAGACGGCTGAGTTTAGCCGGACGAAAAGACGGCTGAAAGATGCGGCGTTTCTCACACATCAAGCAACTGAGCGGCTTTATCATTGTGTGCTTCTGGTCTGCACATTCTACACCCCGCATGTGCACAACCTCGCTTTCTTGCGGACCCAAGCCGAGCGGGTCGACGACCGGCTGTTCGATGCGTGGCCGAGCCAGACTAAGGCCGATCGCGCTCGCTTCGAGAAGCTGAAGGACGCCTATGTGAAGGCCCGCTACTCGAAACATTATCGCATCACCGAGGAGGAACTGGCCTGGCTGGGCGAGCGGGTTTCGGTGCTTTCGGATATCGTCGAGACGATCTGCCGCGAGCGCATCGCGCAGCTCGAATCCACCGCGCGGAGTGCCGGCTGA
- a CDS encoding HU family DNA-binding protein — protein sequence MNHADLSDNVATALGLSKAEGKKAVDAVFAAIAEAAAKGEEVSVNGFGKFKVKESAAREGRNPSTGATIQIAASKKLGFSAAKAVKDRLNG from the coding sequence ATGAACCACGCCGATCTTTCGGACAATGTCGCAACCGCGCTCGGCCTCTCGAAGGCCGAAGGCAAGAAGGCCGTCGACGCCGTCTTCGCCGCGATCGCCGAGGCCGCCGCCAAGGGCGAAGAAGTCTCGGTCAACGGCTTCGGCAAGTTCAAGGTCAAGGAATCGGCTGCGCGCGAAGGCCGCAATCCCTCGACCGGCGCGACGATCCAGATCGCGGCATCGAAGAAGCTCGGCTTCTCGGCTGCCAAGGCGGTCAAGGATCGCCTGAACGGCTGA
- a CDS encoding DUF3606 domain-containing protein, producing the protein MSDDKKQTGASDRDRISLSEDYEIRDWTASLGVSEEELREAVDAVGNTADAVRAYLKKS; encoded by the coding sequence ATGTCGGACGACAAGAAGCAGACCGGTGCCTCCGACCGCGACCGGATCAGCCTTAGCGAGGATTATGAGATCCGCGACTGGACCGCATCGCTCGGCGTGAGCGAGGAGGAATTGCGCGAGGCGGTCGATGCCGTCGGCAATACCGCCGACGCGGTTCGCGCCTATCTGAAGAAAAGCTGA
- a CDS encoding DksA/TraR family C4-type zinc finger protein, with product MANGWARDGAVQDQIDDTVADAVKLARLRLAEGEGSDYCEDCGERIPEARRKALPASRTCVACQTARDAKRRQAGINRRGSKDSQLR from the coding sequence ATGGCAAATGGTTGGGCGCGCGACGGCGCCGTACAGGATCAGATCGACGACACGGTAGCCGATGCGGTCAAGCTCGCCCGGCTCCGCCTCGCCGAGGGCGAAGGCTCCGACTATTGCGAGGATTGCGGCGAACGCATTCCGGAGGCCCGCCGCAAGGCGCTGCCTGCAAGCCGAACCTGCGTTGCGTGCCAGACGGCACGCGATGCGAAGCGGCGGCAAGCGGGCATCAACCGGCGCGGCAGCAAGGACAGCCAGCTTCGCTGA
- a CDS encoding PA2169 family four-helix-bundle protein, whose product MFDDKNIATLNSLIATTLDSVDGYRKAAEEANAAQFREIFLSRANERQSVVSDFQAKVRELGGNPEDDGTILASAHRAFLGLRDKLTGPRDDDAVIAEVERGEDHIKSKFESALGDTDLDPAVRQLIETGYASVRQGHDQMSALKHGLGAS is encoded by the coding sequence ATGTTCGATGACAAGAATATCGCGACGCTGAACTCGCTGATCGCAACGACGCTCGACAGCGTCGACGGCTATCGCAAAGCCGCCGAAGAAGCCAATGCCGCGCAGTTCCGCGAGATTTTCCTCAGCCGTGCCAATGAGCGGCAGTCGGTCGTCTCCGACTTCCAGGCAAAGGTGCGCGAGCTCGGCGGCAATCCCGAAGATGACGGCACCATCCTCGCGTCGGCGCACCGCGCCTTCCTCGGCCTTCGCGACAAGCTCACCGGACCTCGCGACGACGATGCAGTGATCGCAGAAGTCGAACGCGGCGAGGATCATATCAAGTCGAAGTTCGAAAGCGCGCTCGGCGATACCGATCTCGATCCCGCCGTGCGCCAGCTTATTGAAACCGGCTATGCCTCCGTCCGGCAGGGCCACGACCAGATGTCGGCTCTCAAACATGGTCTCGGCGCCAGCTGA
- a CDS encoding DUF1810 domain-containing protein, translating into MDQAGALERFIDAQEPVFARALEEIRRGAKRSHWMWFIFPQLSGLGRSATAQLYAIASLEEARAYLEHPILGARYIACVEALQDLGSSDPVPVFGETDAKKLQSSLTLFEAAGAKPLISAALDRWFAGKRDEKTLKLLAATAIEPSPT; encoded by the coding sequence ATGGATCAGGCAGGGGCACTCGAGCGTTTCATCGACGCGCAGGAGCCCGTCTTCGCGCGCGCGCTCGAGGAGATCCGCCGCGGCGCCAAGCGCAGCCACTGGATGTGGTTCATCTTCCCGCAGCTCAGCGGTCTCGGGCGGAGCGCCACAGCGCAGCTTTATGCGATCGCCTCACTCGAAGAGGCGCGCGCCTATCTCGAACACCCGATACTCGGCGCGCGCTACATCGCCTGCGTGGAAGCCCTGCAGGATCTCGGCAGCAGCGATCCGGTCCCGGTCTTCGGCGAAACGGATGCGAAGAAGCTCCAGTCCTCGCTCACCCTCTTCGAGGCCGCCGGCGCCAAACCGCTGATCTCCGCCGCGCTCGATCGCTGGTTCGCGGGCAAGCGCGACGAGAAGACGCTAAAGCTGTTGGCAGCTACGGCAATCGAACCCTCACCAACATGA
- a CDS encoding alpha-ketoglutarate-dependent dioxygenase AlkB: MSGGKTISGVQDDLFGTALLPGLAAAPEFLTPEEEQSLIARIEAAELTPFRFQQWEGKRLTRSYGWHYDFEAGAFSRAEPLPPWLRAIAGRAAGFAGIAPANIAQALLISYGPGAGIGWHRDRPVFEHVIGISLGAAATMRFRRRSGEKFERFALPLAPRSIYHLDGEARADWEHSIAAMEEPRWSITLRTLRDRYGP, from the coding sequence ATGAGCGGCGGCAAGACGATATCGGGGGTGCAGGACGATCTCTTCGGCACGGCCCTGCTGCCCGGTCTCGCGGCAGCACCCGAATTCCTCACGCCCGAGGAGGAACAGTCGCTCATCGCCCGGATCGAAGCCGCCGAGCTCACGCCCTTTCGTTTCCAGCAATGGGAAGGCAAAAGGCTCACCCGCTCCTATGGCTGGCATTATGACTTCGAGGCCGGAGCGTTCAGCCGTGCCGAACCGCTGCCACCCTGGCTCCGCGCAATCGCGGGGCGCGCCGCGGGGTTCGCGGGCATTGCGCCGGCGAATATCGCGCAGGCACTGCTCATCTCCTACGGTCCCGGTGCCGGGATCGGCTGGCACCGCGACCGACCCGTCTTCGAGCATGTCATCGGGATCTCGCTCGGTGCCGCGGCGACGATGCGTTTCCGGCGTCGGAGCGGCGAGAAATTCGAGCGTTTCGCGCTGCCGCTCGCACCGCGCTCTATCTATCACCTCGATGGCGAAGCGCGCGCCGATTGGGAGCATAGCATTGCTGCGATGGAGGAGCCGCGCTGGTCGATCACACTCCGAACGCTGCGCGACCGCTACGGACCTTGA
- a CDS encoding DUF6961 family protein: MPLSHEQHLWACAVAIERLHGARAPTFVAERIGALALAGDAAGIARWKAIAARMARLAPQ; this comes from the coding sequence ATGCCGCTTTCACACGAACAGCATCTTTGGGCCTGCGCCGTCGCGATCGAGCGGCTGCATGGCGCTCGCGCACCGACATTCGTGGCGGAACGCATCGGCGCCCTCGCCCTTGCCGGCGACGCCGCCGGGATCGCGCGCTGGAAGGCGATCGCCGCGCGCATGGCGCGGCTCGCGCCGCAATGA
- a CDS encoding SOS response-associated peptidase, giving the protein MCNLYTERKSAAEVAAHFGVDLAPGEFNIPEETLPGYPGMVVREAEGRRLLEKMIWGFPLPQKSKKTGLPIKPKAVNNIADLSSFMWKFIAGKPENRCIIPVTEFAEAEGEAGSKTRTWFRVKNQPIFAWAGMWKASDEWGPVYSGLMTDCNEAIRPVHDRMPVLLMPGEYDRWLRGGLDDVIAFQDRCFPDDLIEMERTGEPWNRRKPAPEQPTFI; this is encoded by the coding sequence ATGTGCAATCTCTACACCGAGCGAAAAAGCGCCGCCGAAGTCGCCGCCCACTTCGGCGTGGATCTTGCGCCGGGCGAATTCAACATCCCCGAGGAGACGCTGCCCGGCTATCCCGGCATGGTCGTGCGCGAGGCCGAAGGCCGGCGCCTCCTCGAGAAGATGATCTGGGGCTTTCCGCTCCCGCAGAAAAGCAAAAAGACCGGGCTGCCCATCAAGCCCAAGGCGGTGAACAATATCGCCGACCTGTCGAGCTTCATGTGGAAATTCATCGCCGGCAAGCCCGAGAACCGCTGCATCATCCCCGTCACCGAGTTCGCCGAGGCCGAAGGCGAGGCAGGATCGAAAACGCGGACCTGGTTTCGTGTGAAGAACCAGCCGATCTTCGCCTGGGCCGGGATGTGGAAGGCGAGCGACGAATGGGGTCCGGTCTATTCAGGCCTCATGACCGATTGCAACGAAGCCATCCGGCCGGTGCACGACCGTATGCCGGTGCTGCTCATGCCGGGCGAATATGATCGGTGGCTCCGCGGCGGCCTCGACGATGTCATCGCGTTCCAGGACCGCTGCTTTCCCGACGATCTGATCGAAATGGAGCGAACCGGCGAACCGTGGAACCGCCGGAAGCCCGCGCCCGAACAGCCCACCTTCATCTGA
- a CDS encoding SOS response-associated peptidase family protein — MSRLYALAATATEIADHFAARGDVDIAVPSETIEACPGLVVREANSRRVLGQMLWGFPRLTREMRLRGDPPGRIGLVADLTNPMWEMLVVETKYRCLIPLTHFANPNGTPGEKTRSWFSLEGQPIMAWAGFCKNTAEFGPVYAGMTMDANAAVMPYNDRMPVLLEPHEYERWLHGTIKDVIALQFRPPPPADAFTVEHTDDLWRSGKLPPSAQPQASLL; from the coding sequence ATGAGCCGGCTCTATGCCCTCGCAGCGACAGCGACCGAGATCGCCGATCATTTCGCGGCCCGCGGCGATGTCGATATCGCGGTGCCGTCCGAGACCATCGAGGCCTGCCCCGGCCTCGTCGTGCGCGAGGCGAACAGCCGCCGTGTGCTGGGTCAAATGCTCTGGGGCTTCCCGCGCCTGACCCGCGAAATGCGTCTGCGCGGAGATCCGCCGGGGCGCATCGGCCTCGTCGCCGATCTCACCAACCCGATGTGGGAGATGCTCGTCGTCGAGACCAAATATCGCTGCCTCATTCCGCTCACCCATTTCGCCAACCCCAACGGGACGCCGGGCGAGAAGACGCGAAGTTGGTTCTCGCTCGAAGGGCAGCCGATCATGGCCTGGGCGGGCTTTTGCAAGAACACGGCCGAGTTCGGCCCGGTCTATGCAGGCATGACGATGGACGCGAACGCGGCGGTGATGCCATACAATGACCGCATGCCGGTGCTGCTCGAGCCCCATGAATATGAGCGCTGGCTCCATGGCACGATCAAGGATGTGATAGCGTTGCAGTTCCGCCCGCCCCCGCCTGCCGACGCCTTTACCGTCGAGCACACCGACGACCTCTGGCGCAGCGGCAAGCTGCCGCCATCGGCGCAGCCCCAGGCGTCGCTCCTTTGA